A window of the Xenopus laevis strain J_2021 chromosome 9_10L, Xenopus_laevis_v10.1, whole genome shotgun sequence genome harbors these coding sequences:
- the b4galt5.L gene encoding UDP-Gal:betaGlcNAc beta 1,4- galactosyltransferase, polypeptide 5 L homeolog: MKRILRIPNRSVLAILFLFSLSSSFLYFIYAAPGIVNTYLFMMQARGIIIRENMRTIGAQVYEQVVRSAYNRRNSSINDTDYGLDFNHSESYLQTTTFLPEDFTYLPNQSCPERLPSMKGQIEVNVSEIQMNDVRQMFSSDGIQMGGHWKPSDCIPRWKVAILIPFRNRHEHLPVLFKHLIPMLQRQRLQFAFYVIEQAGNQPFNRAMLFNVGFLEAMKDLDWDCMIFHDVDHIPESDRNYYGCEHMPRHFAAKLDKYMYLLPYNEFFGGVSGLTVEQFRKINGFPNAFWGWGGEDDDLWNRVQYAGYTVTRPEGDLGKYKSIPHHHRGEVQFLGRYALLRRSKERQSMDGLNNLNYSPNITYDTFYKNITVHLTPELALVSDY, translated from the exons TTAACACCTACCTGTTCATGATGCAAGCCCGTGGGATCATTATCCGGGAGAACATGAGAACGATTGGTGCCCAGGTCTACGAGCAGGTGGTCCGCAGTGCATATAACCGGAGGAACAGCAGCATCAATGATACAG ATTACGGACTTGATTTTAATCACAGCGAATCCTATCTCCAAACAACCACTTTCCTCCCAGAAGATTTCACCTACCTGCCCAACCAATCTTGCCCCGAGCGACTCCCATCTATGA AAGGGCAAATAGAAGTGAACGTGAGTGAGATTCAGATGAACGATGTCCGGCAGATGTTCTCCAGTGATGGAATTCAGATGGGGGGCCATTGGAAGCCCAGTGACTGCATCCCGCGATGGAAG GTGGCAATTCTTATCCCGTTCCGAAATCGGCACGAGCACCTCCCTGTTCTTTTCAAGCACTTGATCCCGATGCTTCAGAGACAGCGCTTGCAGTTTGCCTTTTATGTAATAGAGCAG GCGGGCAACCAGCCTTTCAACCGCGCCATGCTGTTCAACGTTGGCTTTTTAGAAGCAATGAAAGACCTTGACTGGGACTGCATGATATTTCACGATGTCGATCACATACCGGAAAGCGATCGGAATTATTATGGCTGCGAGCACATGCCAAGGCACTTTGCTGCCAAGCTCGATAAATACATGTACCT GCTGCCATACAACGAGTTCTTTGGTGGCGTGAGTGGTTTAACGGTGGAACAGTTCCGGAAAATCAACGGTTTCCCCAATGCTTTCTGGGGTTGGGGAGGCGAAGACGATGACCTTTGGAACAG GGTGCAATATGCAGGCTACACTGTGACCCGGCCAGAGGGAGATCTCGGAAAATATAAATCTATACCCCACCATCATCGGGGTGAAGTCCAGTTCCTTGGAAG GTACGCGTTACTACGAAGATCCAAAGAACGGCAAAGCATGGACGGCCTCAATAACTTGAACTATTCTCCAAATATCACCTACGACACCTTCTATAAAAACATCACAGTACATTTGACTCCAGAGCTGGCTCTGGTGAGCGATTATTAG